A genomic window from Sparus aurata chromosome 14, fSpaAur1.1, whole genome shotgun sequence includes:
- the LOC115595138 gene encoding troponin I, slow skeletal muscle-like, with protein MLGPMPAHSWDQTLYLLSTRHTTHIKSCPLSLAAAVSTLQTPHLSCSEESDRPGAMNLKDKPKSKISASRKLSLKMLLLQRACDDLEKETQDREEEKVRYLGEKLPPLQLSGLSMAELQTLCKQLHSKIDVTDEERYDCESKVSKHNKDIHELKLKVQDLGGKFKKPALRKVRVSADEMMRALLGSKHKGSMDLRANLKSVKKEDVKQDKVLTSEVGDWRKNVEAMSGMEGRKKMFDTGGGGQ; from the exons ATGCTTGGTCCCATGCCAGCACATTCTTGGGACCAGACGTTATATCTGCTGTCCACGCGCCACACCACTCACATAAAAAGCTGCCCATTGTCTCTGGCAGCCGCTGTTTCGACTCTGCAGACACCACATCTCAG TTGCAGCGAG GAGTCCGACAGACCAGGAGCCATGAATCTCAAAGATAAG CCGAAGTCGAAGATTTCGGCTTCGCGCAAGCTCTCCCTCAAG ATGCTCCTACTCCAAAGAGCATGTGATGATTTGGAGAAGGAGACACAGgacagggaggaagagaaggtgCGCTATCTAGGAGAGAAGCTGCCCCCTTTGCAACTGTCTGGATTATCAATGGCGGAGCTACAA ACTCTTTGCAAACAGCTTCACTCAAAGATTGACGTCACGGATGAGGAGAGATATGACTGTGAATCCAAAGTgagcaaacacaacaaagat ATCCATGAGCTGAAGCTGAAGGTCCAGGACCTCGGAGGCAAGTTCAAGAAGCCCGCCCTGAGGAAGGTGAGGGTGTCGGCAGACGAGATGATGCGAGCTCTGCTGGGCTCCAAACACAAGGGCTCCATGGACCTCAGAGCCAACCTCAAGTCTGTGAAGAAGGAGGACGTCAAACAGGACAAG GTGCTCACTTCGGAAGTGGGTGACTGGCGTAAGAATGTGGAGGCCATGTCGGGCATGGAGGGCCGCAAGAAGATGTTCGACACAGGCGGCGGAGGCCAGTGA